In one Suricata suricatta isolate VVHF042 chromosome 9, meerkat_22Aug2017_6uvM2_HiC, whole genome shotgun sequence genomic region, the following are encoded:
- the TPM1 gene encoding tropomyosin alpha-1 chain isoform X17, with protein sequence MDAIKKKMQMLKLDKENALDRAEQAEADKKAAEDRSKQLEEDIAAKEKLLRASEDERDRVLEELHKAEDSLLAADEAAAKAEADVASLNRRIQLVEEELDRAQERLATALQKLEEAEKAADESERGMKVIESRAQKDEEKMEIQEIQLKEAKHIAEDADRKYEEVARKLVIIESDLERAEERAELSESQVRQLEEQLRIMDQTLKALMAAEDKYSQKEDKYEEEIKVLSDKLKEAETRAEFAERSVTKLEKSIDDLEEKVAHAKEENLSMHQMLDQTLLELNNM encoded by the exons ATGGACGCCATCAAGAAGAAGATGCAGATGCTCAAGCTCGACAAGGAGAACGCCTTGGATCGAGCCGAGCAGGCGGAGGCCGATAAGAAGGCGGCGGAGGACAGGAGCAAGCAG CTGGAGGAGGACATCGCGGCGAAGGAGAAGCTGCTGCGGGCGTCGGAGGACGAGCGGGACCGGGTGCTGGAGGAGCTGCACAAGGCGGAGGACAGCCTCCTGGCCGCAGATGAGGCCGCCGCCAAG GCTGAAGCCGATGTAGCTTCTCTGAACAGACGCATCCAGCTGGTTGAGGAAGAGTTGGATCGTGCCCAGGAGCGACTGGCAACAGCTttgcagaagctggaggaggccgAGAAGGCAGCAGACGAGAGTGAGAG agGCATGAAAGTCATTGAAAGTCGAGCCCAAAAGGatgaggagaaaatggaaattcaGGAGATCCAACTGAAAGAGGCCAAGCACATTGCTGAAGATGCCGACCGCAAGTATGAAGAG GTGGCCCGTAAGCTGGTCATCATTGAGAGTGACCTGGAGCGCGCAGAGGAGCGGGCTGAGCTCTCAGAAAG CCAAGTTCGACAGCTGGAAGAACAATTAAGAATAATGGATCAGACCTTGAAAGCATTAATGGCTGCAGAGGATAAG TACTCACAGAAGGAGGACAAGTATGAGGAAGAGATCAAGGTCCTTTCTGACAAGCTGAAGGAG GCTGAGACTCGGGCTGAGTTTGCAGAGAGGTCAGTAACTAAATTGGAGAAAAGCATCGATGACTTAGAAG AGAAAGTGGCTCATGCCAAAGAAGAAAACCTTAGTATGCACCAGATGCTGGATCAGACTTTACTGGAGTTAAACAACATGTGA
- the TPM1 gene encoding tropomyosin alpha-1 chain isoform X16, giving the protein MDAIKKKMQMLKLDKENALDRAEQAEADKKAAEDRSKQLEEDIAAKEKLLRASEDERDRVLEELHKAEDSLLAADEAAAKAEADVASLNRRIQLVEEELDRAQERLATALQKLEEAEKAADESERGMKVIESRAQKDEEKMEIQEIQLKEAKHIAEDADRKYEEVARKLVIIESDLERAEERAELSESKCAELEEELKTVTNNLKSLEAQAEKYSQKEDKYEEEIKVLSDKLKEAETRAEFAERSVTKLEKSIDDLEDELYAQKLKYKAISEELDHALNDMTSM; this is encoded by the exons ATGGACGCCATCAAGAAGAAGATGCAGATGCTCAAGCTCGACAAGGAGAACGCCTTGGATCGAGCCGAGCAGGCGGAGGCCGATAAGAAGGCGGCGGAGGACAGGAGCAAGCAG CTGGAGGAGGACATCGCGGCGAAGGAGAAGCTGCTGCGGGCGTCGGAGGACGAGCGGGACCGGGTGCTGGAGGAGCTGCACAAGGCGGAGGACAGCCTCCTGGCCGCAGATGAGGCCGCCGCCAAG GCTGAAGCCGATGTAGCTTCTCTGAACAGACGCATCCAGCTGGTTGAGGAAGAGTTGGATCGTGCCCAGGAGCGACTGGCAACAGCTttgcagaagctggaggaggccgAGAAGGCAGCAGACGAGAGTGAGAG agGCATGAAAGTCATTGAAAGTCGAGCCCAAAAGGatgaggagaaaatggaaattcaGGAGATCCAACTGAAAGAGGCCAAGCACATTGCTGAAGATGCCGACCGCAAGTATGAAGAG GTGGCCCGTAAGCTGGTCATCATTGAGAGTGACCTGGAGCGCGCAGAGGAGCGGGCTGAGCTCTCAGAAAG CAAATGTGCCGAGCTTGAAGAAGAATTGAAAACTGTGACGAACAACTTGAAGTCACTGGAGGCTCAGGCTGAGAAG TACTCACAGAAGGAGGACAAGTATGAGGAAGAGATCAAGGTCCTTTCTGACAAGCTGAAGGAG GCTGAGACTCGGGCTGAGTTTGCAGAGAGGTCAGTAACTAAATTGGAGAAAAGCATCGATGACTTAGAAG ACGAGCTGTACGCTCAGAAACTGAAGTACAAAGCCATCAGCGAGGAGCTGGACCACGCTCTCAACGATATGACTTCCATGTAA
- the TPM1 gene encoding tropomyosin alpha-1 chain isoform X4 — MDAIKKKMQMLKLDKENALDRAEQAEADKKAAEDRSKQLEDELVSLQKKLKGTEDELDKYSEALKDAQEKLELAEKKATDAEADVASLNRRIQLVEEELDRAQERLATALQKLEEAEKAADESERGMKVIESRAQKDEEKMEIQEIQLKEAKHIAEDADRKYEEVARKLVIIESDLERAEERAELSESQVRQLEEQLRIMDQTLKALMAAEDKYSQKEDKYEEEIKVLSDKLKEAETRAEFAERSVTKLEKSIDDLEDELYAQKLKYKAISEELDHALNDMTSM; from the exons ATGGACGCCATCAAGAAGAAGATGCAGATGCTCAAGCTCGACAAGGAGAACGCCTTGGATCGAGCCGAGCAGGCGGAGGCCGATAAGAAGGCGGCGGAGGACAGGAGCAAGCAG CTGGAAGATGAGCTGGTGTCGCTGCAAAAGAAACTGAAGGGCACCGAAGATGAACTGGACAAATACTCCGAGGCTCTCAAAGATGCCCAGGAGAAGTTGGAGCTGGCGGAGAAAAAGGCCACTGAC GCTGAAGCCGATGTAGCTTCTCTGAACAGACGCATCCAGCTGGTTGAGGAAGAGTTGGATCGTGCCCAGGAGCGACTGGCAACAGCTttgcagaagctggaggaggccgAGAAGGCAGCAGACGAGAGTGAGAG agGCATGAAAGTCATTGAAAGTCGAGCCCAAAAGGatgaggagaaaatggaaattcaGGAGATCCAACTGAAAGAGGCCAAGCACATTGCTGAAGATGCCGACCGCAAGTATGAAGAG GTGGCCCGTAAGCTGGTCATCATTGAGAGTGACCTGGAGCGCGCAGAGGAGCGGGCTGAGCTCTCAGAAAG CCAAGTTCGACAGCTGGAAGAACAATTAAGAATAATGGATCAGACCTTGAAAGCATTAATGGCTGCAGAGGATAAG TACTCACAGAAGGAGGACAAGTATGAGGAAGAGATCAAGGTCCTTTCTGACAAGCTGAAGGAG GCTGAGACTCGGGCTGAGTTTGCAGAGAGGTCAGTAACTAAATTGGAGAAAAGCATCGATGACTTAGAAG ACGAGCTGTACGCTCAGAAACTGAAGTACAAAGCCATCAGCGAGGAGCTGGACCACGCTCTCAACGATATGACTTCCATGTAA
- the TPM1 gene encoding tropomyosin alpha-1 chain isoform X2 — protein MDAIKKKMQMLKLDKENALDRAEQAEADKKAAEDRSKQLEDELVSLQKKLKGTEDELDKYSEALKDAQEKLELAEKKATDAEADVASLNRRIQLVEEELDRAQERLATALQKLEEAEKAADESERGMKVIESRAQKDEEKMEIQEIQLKEAKHIAEDADRKYEEVARKLVIIESDLERAEERAELSESKCAELEEELKTVTNNLKSLEAQAEKYSQKEDKYEEEIKVLSDKLKEAETRAEFAERSVTKLEKSIDDLEEKVAHAKEENLSMHQMLDQTLLELNNM, from the exons ATGGACGCCATCAAGAAGAAGATGCAGATGCTCAAGCTCGACAAGGAGAACGCCTTGGATCGAGCCGAGCAGGCGGAGGCCGATAAGAAGGCGGCGGAGGACAGGAGCAAGCAG CTGGAAGATGAGCTGGTGTCGCTGCAAAAGAAACTGAAGGGCACCGAAGATGAACTGGACAAATACTCCGAGGCTCTCAAAGATGCCCAGGAGAAGTTGGAGCTGGCGGAGAAAAAGGCCACTGAC GCTGAAGCCGATGTAGCTTCTCTGAACAGACGCATCCAGCTGGTTGAGGAAGAGTTGGATCGTGCCCAGGAGCGACTGGCAACAGCTttgcagaagctggaggaggccgAGAAGGCAGCAGACGAGAGTGAGAG agGCATGAAAGTCATTGAAAGTCGAGCCCAAAAGGatgaggagaaaatggaaattcaGGAGATCCAACTGAAAGAGGCCAAGCACATTGCTGAAGATGCCGACCGCAAGTATGAAGAG GTGGCCCGTAAGCTGGTCATCATTGAGAGTGACCTGGAGCGCGCAGAGGAGCGGGCTGAGCTCTCAGAAAG CAAATGTGCCGAGCTTGAAGAAGAATTGAAAACTGTGACGAACAACTTGAAGTCACTGGAGGCTCAGGCTGAGAAG TACTCACAGAAGGAGGACAAGTATGAGGAAGAGATCAAGGTCCTTTCTGACAAGCTGAAGGAG GCTGAGACTCGGGCTGAGTTTGCAGAGAGGTCAGTAACTAAATTGGAGAAAAGCATCGATGACTTAGAAG AGAAAGTGGCTCATGCCAAAGAAGAAAACCTTAGTATGCACCAGATGCTGGATCAGACTTTACTGGAGTTAAACAACATGTGA
- the TPM1 gene encoding tropomyosin alpha-1 chain isoform X6, with protein MDAIKKKMQMLKLDKENALDRAEQAEADKKAAEDRSKQLEDELVSLQKKLKGTEDELDKYSEALKDAQEKLELAEKKATDAEADVASLNRRIQLVEEELDRAQERLATALQKLEEAEKAADESERGMKVIESRAQKDEEKMEIQEIQLKEAKHIAEDADRKYEEVARKLVIIESDLERAEERAELSESKCAELEEELKTVTNNLKSLEAQAEKYSQKEDKYEEEIKVLSDKLKEAETRAEFAERSVTKLEKSIDDLEDQLYQQLEQNRRLTNQLKLALNED; from the exons ATGGACGCCATCAAGAAGAAGATGCAGATGCTCAAGCTCGACAAGGAGAACGCCTTGGATCGAGCCGAGCAGGCGGAGGCCGATAAGAAGGCGGCGGAGGACAGGAGCAAGCAG CTGGAAGATGAGCTGGTGTCGCTGCAAAAGAAACTGAAGGGCACCGAAGATGAACTGGACAAATACTCCGAGGCTCTCAAAGATGCCCAGGAGAAGTTGGAGCTGGCGGAGAAAAAGGCCACTGAC GCTGAAGCCGATGTAGCTTCTCTGAACAGACGCATCCAGCTGGTTGAGGAAGAGTTGGATCGTGCCCAGGAGCGACTGGCAACAGCTttgcagaagctggaggaggccgAGAAGGCAGCAGACGAGAGTGAGAG agGCATGAAAGTCATTGAAAGTCGAGCCCAAAAGGatgaggagaaaatggaaattcaGGAGATCCAACTGAAAGAGGCCAAGCACATTGCTGAAGATGCCGACCGCAAGTATGAAGAG GTGGCCCGTAAGCTGGTCATCATTGAGAGTGACCTGGAGCGCGCAGAGGAGCGGGCTGAGCTCTCAGAAAG CAAATGTGCCGAGCTTGAAGAAGAATTGAAAACTGTGACGAACAACTTGAAGTCACTGGAGGCTCAGGCTGAGAAG TACTCACAGAAGGAGGACAAGTATGAGGAAGAGATCAAGGTCCTTTCTGACAAGCTGAAGGAG GCTGAGACTCGGGCTGAGTTTGCAGAGAGGTCAGTAACTAAATTGGAGAAAAGCATCGATGACTTAGAAG ATCAACTCTACCAGCAACTTGAGCAAAACCGCCGCCTAACTAACCAACTAAAGCTGGCCCTGAATGAGGATTAA
- the TPM1 gene encoding tropomyosin alpha-1 chain isoform X3 yields MDAIKKKMQMLKLDKENALDRAEQAEADKKAAEDRSKQLEDELVSLQKKLKGTEDELDKYSEALKDAQEKLELAEKKATDAEADVASLNRRIQLVEEELDRAQERLATALQKLEEAEKAADESERGMKVIESRAQKDEEKMEIQEIQLKEAKHIAEDADRKYEEVARKLVIIESDLERAEERAELSESQVRQLEEQLRIMDQTLKALMAAEDKYSQKEDKYEEEIKVLSDKLKEAETRAEFAERSVTKLEKSIDDLEDELYAQKLKYKAISEELDHALNDMTSI; encoded by the exons ATGGACGCCATCAAGAAGAAGATGCAGATGCTCAAGCTCGACAAGGAGAACGCCTTGGATCGAGCCGAGCAGGCGGAGGCCGATAAGAAGGCGGCGGAGGACAGGAGCAAGCAG CTGGAAGATGAGCTGGTGTCGCTGCAAAAGAAACTGAAGGGCACCGAAGATGAACTGGACAAATACTCCGAGGCTCTCAAAGATGCCCAGGAGAAGTTGGAGCTGGCGGAGAAAAAGGCCACTGAC GCTGAAGCCGATGTAGCTTCTCTGAACAGACGCATCCAGCTGGTTGAGGAAGAGTTGGATCGTGCCCAGGAGCGACTGGCAACAGCTttgcagaagctggaggaggccgAGAAGGCAGCAGACGAGAGTGAGAG agGCATGAAAGTCATTGAAAGTCGAGCCCAAAAGGatgaggagaaaatggaaattcaGGAGATCCAACTGAAAGAGGCCAAGCACATTGCTGAAGATGCCGACCGCAAGTATGAAGAG GTGGCCCGTAAGCTGGTCATCATTGAGAGTGACCTGGAGCGCGCAGAGGAGCGGGCTGAGCTCTCAGAAAG CCAAGTTCGACAGCTGGAAGAACAATTAAGAATAATGGATCAGACCTTGAAAGCATTAATGGCTGCAGAGGATAAG TACTCACAGAAGGAGGACAAGTATGAGGAAGAGATCAAGGTCCTTTCTGACAAGCTGAAGGAG GCTGAGACTCGGGCTGAGTTTGCAGAGAGGTCAGTAACTAAATTGGAGAAAAGCATCGATGACTTAGAAG ACGAGCTGTACGCTCAGAAACTGAAGTACAAAGCCATCAGCGAGGAGCTGGACCACGCTCTCAACGATATGACTTCCAT ATAA
- the TPM1 gene encoding tropomyosin alpha-1 chain isoform X1, with protein sequence MDAIKKKMQMLKLDKENALDRAEQAEADKKAAEDRSKQLEDELVSLQKKLKGTEDELDKYSEALKDAQEKLELAEKKATDAEADVASLNRRIQLVEEELDRAQERLATALQKLEEAEKAADESERGMKVIESRAQKDEEKMEIQEIQLKEAKHIAEDADRKYEEVARKLVIIESDLERAEERAELSESKCAELEEELKTVTNNLKSLEAQAEKYSQKEDKYEEEIKVLSDKLKEAETRAEFAERSVTKLEKSIDDLEDELYAQKLKYKAISEELDHALNDMTSI encoded by the exons ATGGACGCCATCAAGAAGAAGATGCAGATGCTCAAGCTCGACAAGGAGAACGCCTTGGATCGAGCCGAGCAGGCGGAGGCCGATAAGAAGGCGGCGGAGGACAGGAGCAAGCAG CTGGAAGATGAGCTGGTGTCGCTGCAAAAGAAACTGAAGGGCACCGAAGATGAACTGGACAAATACTCCGAGGCTCTCAAAGATGCCCAGGAGAAGTTGGAGCTGGCGGAGAAAAAGGCCACTGAC GCTGAAGCCGATGTAGCTTCTCTGAACAGACGCATCCAGCTGGTTGAGGAAGAGTTGGATCGTGCCCAGGAGCGACTGGCAACAGCTttgcagaagctggaggaggccgAGAAGGCAGCAGACGAGAGTGAGAG agGCATGAAAGTCATTGAAAGTCGAGCCCAAAAGGatgaggagaaaatggaaattcaGGAGATCCAACTGAAAGAGGCCAAGCACATTGCTGAAGATGCCGACCGCAAGTATGAAGAG GTGGCCCGTAAGCTGGTCATCATTGAGAGTGACCTGGAGCGCGCAGAGGAGCGGGCTGAGCTCTCAGAAAG CAAATGTGCCGAGCTTGAAGAAGAATTGAAAACTGTGACGAACAACTTGAAGTCACTGGAGGCTCAGGCTGAGAAG TACTCACAGAAGGAGGACAAGTATGAGGAAGAGATCAAGGTCCTTTCTGACAAGCTGAAGGAG GCTGAGACTCGGGCTGAGTTTGCAGAGAGGTCAGTAACTAAATTGGAGAAAAGCATCGATGACTTAGAAG ACGAGCTGTACGCTCAGAAACTGAAGTACAAAGCCATCAGCGAGGAGCTGGACCACGCTCTCAACGATATGACTTCCAT ATAA
- the TPM1 gene encoding tropomyosin alpha-1 chain isoform X14 — protein sequence MDAIKKKMQMLKLDKENALDRAEQAEADKKAAEDRSKQLEDELVSLQKKLKGTEDELDKYSEALKDAQEKLELAEKKATDAEADVASLNRRIQLVEEELDRAQERLATALQKLEEAEKAADESERGMKVIESRAQKDEEKMEIQEIQLKEAKHIAEDADRKYEEVARKLVIIESDLERAEERAELSESKCAELEEELKTVTNNLKSLEAQAEKYSQKEDKYEEEIKVLSDKLKEAETRAEFAERSVTKLEKSIDDLEDKFLCFTSPETPSSSWLSHLSELCGLSVLQLTWLVLLASCLRARHTAFPCTEAPHFSVK from the exons ATGGACGCCATCAAGAAGAAGATGCAGATGCTCAAGCTCGACAAGGAGAACGCCTTGGATCGAGCCGAGCAGGCGGAGGCCGATAAGAAGGCGGCGGAGGACAGGAGCAAGCAG CTGGAAGATGAGCTGGTGTCGCTGCAAAAGAAACTGAAGGGCACCGAAGATGAACTGGACAAATACTCCGAGGCTCTCAAAGATGCCCAGGAGAAGTTGGAGCTGGCGGAGAAAAAGGCCACTGAC GCTGAAGCCGATGTAGCTTCTCTGAACAGACGCATCCAGCTGGTTGAGGAAGAGTTGGATCGTGCCCAGGAGCGACTGGCAACAGCTttgcagaagctggaggaggccgAGAAGGCAGCAGACGAGAGTGAGAG agGCATGAAAGTCATTGAAAGTCGAGCCCAAAAGGatgaggagaaaatggaaattcaGGAGATCCAACTGAAAGAGGCCAAGCACATTGCTGAAGATGCCGACCGCAAGTATGAAGAG GTGGCCCGTAAGCTGGTCATCATTGAGAGTGACCTGGAGCGCGCAGAGGAGCGGGCTGAGCTCTCAGAAAG CAAATGTGCCGAGCTTGAAGAAGAATTGAAAACTGTGACGAACAACTTGAAGTCACTGGAGGCTCAGGCTGAGAAG TACTCACAGAAGGAGGACAAGTATGAGGAAGAGATCAAGGTCCTTTCTGACAAGCTGAAGGAG GCTGAGACTCGGGCTGAGTTTGCAGAGAGGTCAGTAACTAAATTGGAGAAAAGCATCGATGACTTAGAAG ATAAGTTTCTTTGCTTCACTTCTCCCGAGACCCCTTCTTCAAGCTGGCTGTCCCACCTCTCTGAGCTCTGCGGTTTGTCTGTTCTCCAGCTGACCTGGCTCGTTCTTTTAGCCTCCTGCCTGAGAGCCAGGCACACTGCTTTCCCTTGTACAGAAGCTCCTCATTTCAGTGTAAAATAA
- the TPM1 gene encoding tropomyosin alpha-1 chain isoform X13: protein MDAIKKKMQMLKLDKENALDRAEQAEADKKAAEDRSKQLEEDIAAKEKLLRASEDERDRVLEELHKAEDSLLAADEAAAKLEDELVSLQKKLKGTEDELDKYSEALKDAQEKLELAEKKATDAEADVASLNRRIQLVEEELDRAQERLATALQKLEEAEKAADESERGMKVIESRAQKDEEKMEIQEIQLKEAKHIAEDADRKYEEVARKLVIIESDLERAEERAELSESKCAELEEELKTVTNNLKSLEAQAEKYSQKEDKYEEEIKVLSDKLKEAETRAEFAERSVTKLEKSIDDLEEKVAHAKEENLSMHQMLDQTLLELNNM from the exons ATGGACGCCATCAAGAAGAAGATGCAGATGCTCAAGCTCGACAAGGAGAACGCCTTGGATCGAGCCGAGCAGGCGGAGGCCGATAAGAAGGCGGCGGAGGACAGGAGCAAGCAG CTGGAGGAGGACATCGCGGCGAAGGAGAAGCTGCTGCGGGCGTCGGAGGACGAGCGGGACCGGGTGCTGGAGGAGCTGCACAAGGCGGAGGACAGCCTCCTGGCCGCAGATGAGGCCGCCGCCAAG CTGGAAGATGAGCTGGTGTCGCTGCAAAAGAAACTGAAGGGCACCGAAGATGAACTGGACAAATACTCCGAGGCTCTCAAAGATGCCCAGGAGAAGTTGGAGCTGGCGGAGAAAAAGGCCACTGAC GCTGAAGCCGATGTAGCTTCTCTGAACAGACGCATCCAGCTGGTTGAGGAAGAGTTGGATCGTGCCCAGGAGCGACTGGCAACAGCTttgcagaagctggaggaggccgAGAAGGCAGCAGACGAGAGTGAGAG agGCATGAAAGTCATTGAAAGTCGAGCCCAAAAGGatgaggagaaaatggaaattcaGGAGATCCAACTGAAAGAGGCCAAGCACATTGCTGAAGATGCCGACCGCAAGTATGAAGAG GTGGCCCGTAAGCTGGTCATCATTGAGAGTGACCTGGAGCGCGCAGAGGAGCGGGCTGAGCTCTCAGAAAG CAAATGTGCCGAGCTTGAAGAAGAATTGAAAACTGTGACGAACAACTTGAAGTCACTGGAGGCTCAGGCTGAGAAG TACTCACAGAAGGAGGACAAGTATGAGGAAGAGATCAAGGTCCTTTCTGACAAGCTGAAGGAG GCTGAGACTCGGGCTGAGTTTGCAGAGAGGTCAGTAACTAAATTGGAGAAAAGCATCGATGACTTAGAAG AGAAAGTGGCTCATGCCAAAGAAGAAAACCTTAGTATGCACCAGATGCTGGATCAGACTTTACTGGAGTTAAACAACATGTGA
- the TPM1 gene encoding tropomyosin alpha-1 chain isoform X15, translating to MDAIKKKMQMLKLDKENALDRAEQAEADKKAAEDRSKQLEEDIAAKEKLLRASEDERDRVLEELHKAEDSLLAADEAAAKAEADVASLNRRIQLVEEELDRAQERLATALQKLEEAEKAADESERGMKVIESRAQKDEEKMEIQEIQLKEAKHIAEDADRKYEEVARKLVIIESDLERAEERAELSESKCAELEEELKTVTNNLKSLEAQAEKYSQKEDKYEEEIKVLSDKLKEAETRAEFAERSVTKLEKSIDDLEEKVAHAKEENLSMHQMLDQTLLELNNM from the exons ATGGACGCCATCAAGAAGAAGATGCAGATGCTCAAGCTCGACAAGGAGAACGCCTTGGATCGAGCCGAGCAGGCGGAGGCCGATAAGAAGGCGGCGGAGGACAGGAGCAAGCAG CTGGAGGAGGACATCGCGGCGAAGGAGAAGCTGCTGCGGGCGTCGGAGGACGAGCGGGACCGGGTGCTGGAGGAGCTGCACAAGGCGGAGGACAGCCTCCTGGCCGCAGATGAGGCCGCCGCCAAG GCTGAAGCCGATGTAGCTTCTCTGAACAGACGCATCCAGCTGGTTGAGGAAGAGTTGGATCGTGCCCAGGAGCGACTGGCAACAGCTttgcagaagctggaggaggccgAGAAGGCAGCAGACGAGAGTGAGAG agGCATGAAAGTCATTGAAAGTCGAGCCCAAAAGGatgaggagaaaatggaaattcaGGAGATCCAACTGAAAGAGGCCAAGCACATTGCTGAAGATGCCGACCGCAAGTATGAAGAG GTGGCCCGTAAGCTGGTCATCATTGAGAGTGACCTGGAGCGCGCAGAGGAGCGGGCTGAGCTCTCAGAAAG CAAATGTGCCGAGCTTGAAGAAGAATTGAAAACTGTGACGAACAACTTGAAGTCACTGGAGGCTCAGGCTGAGAAG TACTCACAGAAGGAGGACAAGTATGAGGAAGAGATCAAGGTCCTTTCTGACAAGCTGAAGGAG GCTGAGACTCGGGCTGAGTTTGCAGAGAGGTCAGTAACTAAATTGGAGAAAAGCATCGATGACTTAGAAG AGAAAGTGGCTCATGCCAAAGAAGAAAACCTTAGTATGCACCAGATGCTGGATCAGACTTTACTGGAGTTAAACAACATGTGA
- the TPM1 gene encoding tropomyosin alpha-1 chain isoform X5, translated as MDAIKKKMQMLKLDKENALDRAEQAEADKKAAEDRSKQLEDELVSLQKKLKGTEDELDKYSEALKDAQEKLELAEKKATDAEADVASLNRRIQLVEEELDRAQERLATALQKLEEAEKAADESERGMKVIESRAQKDEEKMEIQEIQLKEAKHIAEDADRKYEEVARKLVIIESDLERAEERAELSESQVRQLEEQLRIMDQTLKALMAAEDKYSQKEDKYEEEIKVLSDKLKEAETRAEFAERSVTKLEKSIDDLEEKVAHAKEENLSMHQMLDQTLLELNNM; from the exons ATGGACGCCATCAAGAAGAAGATGCAGATGCTCAAGCTCGACAAGGAGAACGCCTTGGATCGAGCCGAGCAGGCGGAGGCCGATAAGAAGGCGGCGGAGGACAGGAGCAAGCAG CTGGAAGATGAGCTGGTGTCGCTGCAAAAGAAACTGAAGGGCACCGAAGATGAACTGGACAAATACTCCGAGGCTCTCAAAGATGCCCAGGAGAAGTTGGAGCTGGCGGAGAAAAAGGCCACTGAC GCTGAAGCCGATGTAGCTTCTCTGAACAGACGCATCCAGCTGGTTGAGGAAGAGTTGGATCGTGCCCAGGAGCGACTGGCAACAGCTttgcagaagctggaggaggccgAGAAGGCAGCAGACGAGAGTGAGAG agGCATGAAAGTCATTGAAAGTCGAGCCCAAAAGGatgaggagaaaatggaaattcaGGAGATCCAACTGAAAGAGGCCAAGCACATTGCTGAAGATGCCGACCGCAAGTATGAAGAG GTGGCCCGTAAGCTGGTCATCATTGAGAGTGACCTGGAGCGCGCAGAGGAGCGGGCTGAGCTCTCAGAAAG CCAAGTTCGACAGCTGGAAGAACAATTAAGAATAATGGATCAGACCTTGAAAGCATTAATGGCTGCAGAGGATAAG TACTCACAGAAGGAGGACAAGTATGAGGAAGAGATCAAGGTCCTTTCTGACAAGCTGAAGGAG GCTGAGACTCGGGCTGAGTTTGCAGAGAGGTCAGTAACTAAATTGGAGAAAAGCATCGATGACTTAGAAG AGAAAGTGGCTCATGCCAAAGAAGAAAACCTTAGTATGCACCAGATGCTGGATCAGACTTTACTGGAGTTAAACAACATGTGA
- the TPM1 gene encoding tropomyosin alpha-1 chain isoform X18: MAGSSSLEAVRRKIRSLQEQADAAEERAGSLQRELDYERKLRETAEADVASLNRRIQLVEEELDRAQERLATALQKLEEAEKAADESERGMKVIESRAQKDEEKMEIQEIQLKEAKHIAEDADRKYEEVARKLVIIESDLERAEERAELSESKCAELEEELKTVTNNLKSLEAQAEKYSQKEDKYEEEIKVLSDKLKEAETRAEFAERSVTKLEKSIDDLEDKFLCFTSPETPSSSWLSHLSELCGLSVLQLTWLVLLASCLRARHTAFPCTEAPHFSVK, translated from the exons ATGGCCGGGAGCAGCTCGCTGGAGGCGGTGCGGAGGAAGATCCGGAGCCTGCAGGAGCAGGCGGACGCCGCGGAGGAGCGCGCGGGCAGCCTGCAGCGCGAGCTGGACTACGAGAGGAAGCTGAGGGAGACC GCTGAAGCCGATGTAGCTTCTCTGAACAGACGCATCCAGCTGGTTGAGGAAGAGTTGGATCGTGCCCAGGAGCGACTGGCAACAGCTttgcagaagctggaggaggccgAGAAGGCAGCAGACGAGAGTGAGAG agGCATGAAAGTCATTGAAAGTCGAGCCCAAAAGGatgaggagaaaatggaaattcaGGAGATCCAACTGAAAGAGGCCAAGCACATTGCTGAAGATGCCGACCGCAAGTATGAAGAG GTGGCCCGTAAGCTGGTCATCATTGAGAGTGACCTGGAGCGCGCAGAGGAGCGGGCTGAGCTCTCAGAAAG CAAATGTGCCGAGCTTGAAGAAGAATTGAAAACTGTGACGAACAACTTGAAGTCACTGGAGGCTCAGGCTGAGAAG TACTCACAGAAGGAGGACAAGTATGAGGAAGAGATCAAGGTCCTTTCTGACAAGCTGAAGGAG GCTGAGACTCGGGCTGAGTTTGCAGAGAGGTCAGTAACTAAATTGGAGAAAAGCATCGATGACTTAGAAG ATAAGTTTCTTTGCTTCACTTCTCCCGAGACCCCTTCTTCAAGCTGGCTGTCCCACCTCTCTGAGCTCTGCGGTTTGTCTGTTCTCCAGCTGACCTGGCTCGTTCTTTTAGCCTCCTGCCTGAGAGCCAGGCACACTGCTTTCCCTTGTACAGAAGCTCCTCATTTCAGTGTAAAATAA